The Acropora palmata chromosome 10, jaAcrPala1.3, whole genome shotgun sequence genome contains a region encoding:
- the LOC141895021 gene encoding uncharacterized protein LOC141895021, whose amino-acid sequence MDKKNNTDEAERYNPEAVAKCSQASSAESSHTSEDHVTVKCTGICSVEGQQDGQDQSLIVPVWVSSSAKPEESVLTYALIDSQSNATFITEQLIKSLMVDGVKSHLQLSTMHKEDEIIQCKKVQGLAVADLKKQVSIPLPKVYTRNAIPYKPSQIPKPEVALQWDHLNCIAQELMPYRGDLEVGLLIGTNCPKAIKPRQVIPGADNDPYGIKTDLGWGIVGRVCKYPDHKEEPSGSWANKIITREEATFTAEHRAKEIISPACVRQMFERDFHEATGKRNSPTLPVEDHKFLDILGTGIHKRSDGHYEMPLPLRYEDVRLPNNRSQALRRLSLLKARFKRVPSYHKDYTEFMEDVITHCAEKARPNDDKGTKIGNGRINYVPHHGVYHPAKPSRIRVVFDCSAVYKETSLNKNLLQGPDLTNSLMGVLCRFRQETVALTCDVKGMFHQFFVNEEYRDLLRFFWWDQGDVKKDAQEYRMKKAADDGEKEFGKNAANFMRRDFYVDDGLKSVKDVDTAIELIQKTQGMCAKAGLKLHKFSSNKKEVIQAVAPEDRAKGLQDLDLTRDPLPIERTLGIMWCAETDSFQFRIVIQDRPLTRRGILSTVCSVYDPLGLVAPLILVGKQTLQELCQNNADWDEPLCDELRPRWERWRSELHTLESLRIPRCFKPEGFGQIKTVELHHFSDASLSGYGQCSYLRLISESDQTHCSLVMGKARVTPLKPVTIPRLELTAAVVSVKISQWLGEELDYQDVSEFFWTDSKVVIGYISNTTSRFHVFVANRLQQIHDHTKPQQWQYISSQSNPADAASRGLRAQQLVDDDSRWLRGPDFLWRPFPY is encoded by the exons ATGGATAAGAAGAATAACACAGATGAAGCCGAGAGGTATAACCCGGAAGCAGTAGCAAAGTGTTCGCAAGCCTCCAGCGCAGAAAGTTCTCATACCAGTGAAGACCATGTCACAGTAAAATGTACTGGAATCTGTTCTGTTGAAGGACAGCAAGATGGTCAAGATCAGAGCTTAATCGTTCCAGTGTGGGTTTCTAGCTCTGCCAAGCCAGAGGAAAGTGTTCTGACGTACGCCCTCATCGACTCCCAATCAAATGCCACCTTTATTACAGAGCAGCTAATAAAGTCACTTATGGTGGATGGTGTAAAAAGCCACCTGCAACTGTCAACCATGCATAAGGAAGATGAAATAATCCAGTGCAAGAAAGTACAGGGACTAGCGGTTGCAGATCTGAAGAAACAAGTTAGCATTCCCTTGCCAAAGGTCTATACAAGGAACGCTATACCGTATAAACCTTCCCAAATTCCTAAGCCTGAAGTTGCCTTACAGTGGGATCATCTCAATTGCATTGCTCAGGAGTTGATGCCATACCGAGGAGATCTAGAAGTCGGTCTGTTAATCGGAACCAATTGTCCTAAGGCCATCAAGCCACGTCAAGTGATCCCTGGTGCGGATAACGACCCGTATGGTATTAAAACCGACCTCGGTTGGGGGATCGTCGGAAGAGTGTGCAAATATCCTGATCACAAGGAAGAACCCTCTGGCAGTTGGGCCAACAAGATCATCACAAGGGAGGAAGCAACCTTTACTGCAGAGCACCGAGCAAAGGAAATCATAAGTCCTGCCTGCGTGAGACAGATGTTTGAGAGAGACTTTCATGAAGCAACAGGTAAAAGGAATTCTCCAACGCTGCCAGTTGAAGATCATAAATTCTTGGACATACTGGGCACAGGAATACACAAAAGGAGTGACGGGCACTATGAGATGCCATTACCACTGCGCTATGAAGACGTGAGGCTGCCAAATAATAGATCACAAGCCCTAAGAAGATTGTCTCTGTTAAAGGCAAGGTTTAAGAGAGTGCCAAGTTACCATAAGGATTACACTGAGTTCATGGAAGACGTGATAACCCACTGCGCCGAGAAGGCCCGTCCAAATGACGACAAAGGTACCAAGATTGGAAATGGCCGGATAAATTACGTCCCTCATCATGGGGTTTACCACCCTGCCAAACCTTCACGAATAAGAGTGGTTTTCGATTGTAGTGCCGTGTATAAGGAAACTTCACTGAACAAGAACTTGTTACAAGGGCCGGATTTAACAAACAGTCTGATGGGTGTTCTCTGTCGGTTTCGACAAGAAACCGTTGCATTGACGTGTGATGTAAAAGGAATGTTCCACCAGTTCTTTGTTAATGAAGAATATAGGGATTTGCTTAGATTCTTCTGGTGGGATCAAGGTGATGTGAAGAAGGATGCTCAAGAATATCGAATGAAG AAAGCTGCTGATGATGGGGAGAAGGAGTTTGGTAAAAATGCTGCTAACTTTATGCGAAGAGACTTTTATGTCGACGATGGACTTAAGTCAGTCAAGGATGTGGATACCGCCATCGAACTCATTCAGAAAACGCAAGGCATGTGCGCGAAGGCTGGCCTAAAATTACACAAGTTTAGCAGCAACAAGAAGGAGGTTATTCAAGCTGTAGCTCCAGAGGACCGCGCTAAAGGACTGCAAGATCTCGATTTGACAAGAGATCCCTTACCGATTGAGCGAACACTTGGCATCATGTGGTGCGCAGAAACAGACAGCTTCCAATTCAGAATAGTGATCCAAGATCGACCGCTCACTAGAAGAGGCATTCTATCGACTGTATGCTCCGTTTACGACCCCCTTGGCCTCGTAGCACCCTTGATCCTAGTGGGCAAACAAACACTGCAAGAGCTGTGCCAGAACAATGCCGACTGGGATGAACCCCTCTGTGATGAGCTGAGGCCAAGATGGGAGCGATGGAGGAGCGAGTTGCATACCCTGGAGAGCTTAAGAATTCCAAGATGCTTCAAGCCCGAAGGATTTGGCCAAATTAAAACAGTCGAGTTGCATCATTTCTCCGATGCGAGCCTGTCAGGCTATGGTCAATGCAGCTATCTGCGTCTAATAAGCGAGAGTGACCAAACTCATTGCTCCCTGGTTATGGGAAAGGCGCGTGTCACACCATTGAAGCCTGTCACAATCCCACGCTTGGAGTTGACGGCTGCCGTGGTCTCCGTGAAAATAAGTCAGTGGCTTGGAGAGGAACTCGATTATCAAGATGTGTCCGAGTTCTTTTGGACAGACAGCAAGGTAGTGATAGGTTACATCAGCAACACAACAAGCCGCTTCCATGTTTTCGTGGCTAATCGCCTTCAACAGATTCACGACCATACCAAACCTCAACAATGGCAATATATCAGCTCGCAGTCCAATCCCGCCGATGCTGCATCCCGAGGTCTTAGAGCTCAGCAACTTGTCGATGATGATTCTCGCTGGCTTAGAGGTCCAGACTTTTTGTGGCGACCCTTTCCATACTAA
- the LOC141895022 gene encoding uncharacterized protein LOC141895022, with protein sequence MASRAIHIETANSLETDAFINALRRFQAERGPVRQLRSDCGTNFIGAHRELKEGLEEMNENKIRARLLQDNCEWISFKFNPPSASHMGGSWERQIRTLRNILASMLEESGRQLDDESFRILMKEIQAIVNSRPLALNDMSSTDSPQPLTPNHLLTMKTKVLMPPPGVFLREDLYLRKRWRRVQHLAKLFWEKWRKEFLQGLQLRKKWTKPQRNLQKGDIVMLKDENVPRNLWRLARVQDVFPSKDCLVRKVKLAMASSSLDKQGRRIGGTQYLERPIHKLVLIMDADREFPDEEP encoded by the coding sequence ATGGCTTCACGCGCTATCCACATTGAAACAGCTAACAGTTTGGAAACAGATGCGTTTATAAACGCCCTAAGACGCTTCCAGGCAGAGCGCGGCCCTGTTCGTCAGTTAAGGTCTGATTGTGGAACAAATTTTATCGGCGCACATCGTGAACTAAAGGAAGGACTGGAGGAGatgaatgaaaacaagattCGTGCCAGACTGTTACAAGATAACTGTGAATGGATCAGCTTTAAGTTCAATCCCCCCTCCGCGAGTCACATGGGTGGCTCGTGGGAACGACAGATAAGGACACTTCGAAACATCCTTGCATCTATGCTAGAAGAATCAGGACGTCAGTTGGATGATGAGAGTTTTCGGATTCTTATGAAGGAAATCCAAGCCATAGTCAATTCCAGACCCCTTGCTTTGAATGACATGTCATCTACTGACTCACCCCAGCCACTGACTCCGAATCATCTGTTAACTATGAAAACCAAAGTATTGATGCCACCCCCAGGCGTTTTCCTGCGAGAAGACCTCTACCTTCGCAAGAGATGGAGAAGGGTTCAACATCTTGCCAAATTATTTTGGGAAAAGTGGAGAAAGGAATTCCTTCAAGGCCTCCAGCTGCGGAAGAAGTGGACAAAGCCACAACGTAACCTGCAGAAGGGAGACATTGTCATGCTAAAGGATGAGAATGTCCCAAGAAACTTGTGGAGATTAGCAAGAGTTCAAGATGTTTTCCCAAGTAAAGATTGCCTCGTCAGGAAGGTGAAACTTGCTATGGCCAGTTCCAGCCTAGACAAACAAGGACGAAGAATCGGTGGTACTCAATATCTTGAAAGGCCAATCCACAAGTTGGTTCTTATCATGGACGCAGACCGGGAATTCCCCGACGAGGAGCCTTGA